The genomic window TCTCCGCGATCCCGGTCGGCCCGGAGCCGAACCTTCTCGCGGGCGCGAACGGGTCGATCTACGTCCGCGCCGGCCTGGGTCGTCCGCGGCGGCAGTTCGTTCCGTGGCACACGGACTTTTCGGCCTTCGGTTTCCTGCACCTGAGTCCATCCGGCGCGGTGTTGGACACGGTTCACGCGCAACGCACATGGCGTGACTACCAGGTGCCGCGGGAATTCGATCCATGGGATGTCACGTTACCGTTCGAGGATGGGACCCTCTTCATCTCCGGTGCCGACCGTCTCGCATTTCTGCTGCGATCGCGCGTGGGCCGAGATGTGCTTGTCGAGCATCCGACTGACCCTGTCCCGGTGACCGCGGCGGAGCGGAAGGAGTGGACCGCCATCAGAGGCTGGTACCAGGGTTCCGTTCCTCCGCCGGCGCCGAGTTTCGCGAATACCAAGTCAGCCTTCTTTGCTGTCGCGCGTGCGCACGACGGGACGATCTGGCTGCGGCTCCATGTCGCGGCCGTGCGCGATACACCCCGCGAGGCATTTCCGGGGGTCAAAGACCCACCCTCGCCGATTCGCGAGTGGTTCGAGTCGCCGGTCTTTGCGGCGTTCCTGGTCGACGGGACCTTCCTTGGCGAGGCGCAACTCCCGCTGCACTCCAGGATGCATGTCTTTGCGGGGGCGTTCGCGTGGGGGATTGCGGTGGCGCCGGACGGTCAGGAGACGCTGGTGCGGTGGAGGGTGCGCTGATCCGTTGCGTGGCGCCGCCAGCTTCCGCAACGCAGGGAATGGGGTGATACTGGGAGGGTAGTCCGCTTCGCCTCCGACCCGGGAGCTCCCCCTGACGAGCCTGTGTCACGCCCTCCAGCGCGCGCTGCCGCTCCTCGTCGCCTTGGCCGTCGGGGCGGCCCGGCCGCTCGCCTCCCAGGCGCTCACGCCCTCGCCGTCGGCGGGTTGTGCCGCGATCGTGTCGCTCTCGTCGAGCGAACTGCTCGAGCGCGAACGCCTCGCCACCTTCGACCGCCGGCAGCGCGAATCGACGGCGGGGTTCTGGCGCGAGCTCGGGTGCATTCGTCAGGCGCTCGACCTCTTGGGCCACAAGGGTCGCGAAGGGGCGCTGATGATCGCCGGCACGAGCTGGCACCAGGGCGCAATCAATGCCTACCTCCAGGCGCTGCGCACCGGACCAACGGATTCTCTCACGCTGACGCTCCTGGGCCAGATCGTCCTCGACGACTGGTACGCCGACTCACTCGGCGCGGTCGGCCGGGCGCTGCTGCGGGGTGCCGAGGGCGGCGTGCTCGACCGTGATGCGCTTAGGGGGTGCAGCACGGCCGCGTTTTGGGTCGGTGATCTGCCGACGGCTCGCGGTTGCGGCGAGGCGGGCCTCGCGAGTGGTCGGGATTCCACCTTCCACCAGCTCGCGGTGGCACGTGCCGCCGCCGGGGCAGGAGACACCGTGACCACCAGCCGCGCATTCGGTGCGGCCGTACGCGCGGTGCGCACTGCCGAGGACTGGGAGCTGCTCAGATGGCAGTTGCAGTGGTTCCTCTCGCCCGTCGAGCAGGCACGCGTGGACTCGGCGGCTGGGGATCGGCGGACGCAAATGGTTGCCGATTTGATCGCCAGTCGGGATGTCCGCGATGGTCGTCGATCGGGCGCCAGGGCCGTGGAGCATTTTCGTCGGCTGGACTATGCCACGGCGCACTTCGCGATGCAGATGCCGAAGTCCCAACGCGAGCGCATCCGGACCCTGCCCGCCACGGTCATCATCCCGGATAGCATCGCCGACCGCTTGCGTGGCGCGCGGATCAAGGATGGTCTCCCCGGCGATGTGTACAACCCGAATGATTCGTTTCCCCACAGCGTCCCGGCGCGCCCGCTACGCGAGTTCCCACGGTGGCAGGTCGATCTCGATGATCGTGGGGTCGTCTACCTCCGCTATGGGCAGCCGGTCCAGCGCATTCCGCGGATCGGGAAGTTCACGATGCGAGAGGTGTGGTTGTACGTGATCGATGACAAGAAACTGCTGGTGCACTTCGAGAGCGAGGCCTTTACCGGGACCCTCGAGGCGACCCGTCTCGTCACCGGCGTCCTCGGGGACTACCTCTGCGACGTGGATGTGCGGCGCTGTCAGGAAACGGCGGAGGCGGTGCATGGGAGGCTCAAGCCGGAGAACCTCGAGACCATCCGGGGTCAGGACCGCGAGTTCCTCGCGACCGCCACGACCAAGGACAACAACTCGAGTCAGCCGGCGAACCAGCTCCGGGTGATGGCGAACGCGTATGCGCTCTGGCGGCCGAGCACCGGGCAACCCGTCACCGTCATCCCGTATGCGGTCCGGTTGTCGGACATGGCGACGCTGCCGGGCGATTCGTTGCTGCAGCCGCTCCGCGTGGCGGCGCAGAGCTGGGACGGCACTGCCGCGGTGCGCTTCGACTCCACCATCACCCGTCGAGTCCGGAAGCCCTCCGGTGCGGGCAGGGATGTGTACCTGACCGGGGTGATGGCATTGCCCGGGACATCAGCATTGTCGGCATGGAGCATTGTCCTCTCCCAGGGGCCGGATCGCGGCGGCCGCTACTACGAGGAGCAGCACGCCCCGCTCGCGACAGGGCCGCTGGTGCTCAGCGACGTCGTCCTCGGCGCCCCGTCGCAGAAGCTGAATTGGGAGGATGGGGAACTCGTGCTCCCATTGGTGCCACTGCAGGGATTCAACCAGAAGGAACCGGTGGCGCTCTACGTCCAGGCGCGGTCGGCCGTGTCCCGAGCCGATGGCGTGGCCGTTGAGGTCGTCATTGCCCGGCCCTCAACTCCCGGAAAGGAGCGAAAGGTCGAACTCACCGTCGGCTTCAAGCGCGCGCTTGCGGCCGGGCTCAACGAGCTCCAACAGGAGGTCGACATTTCGCGCCTGGATCCCGGCGAGTACGTGCTGGAGGTCGCCGTGCGGCACGCCGCCACGGGCGCGAGTGACCGGCGGAGTGCGCGGTTGGTGGTGCGGTAGCGACGTCGATCGCGGCCATGAGGCACCAAGTGTTGCTGCCCGAAGGTCACCCTTTCTCAATTGTTTCGTGCCGAATCCACCGTACCCCTGAGGATCAACAATGCGCACCGCCCCTCTCGGAATCTCATGGTTGATGGTCACGCTCCTCGCCGCGCCTCCCGTGGTCGGCCAGGGGACTGCCCCACGCCCCGTCATCCTCACCGCCCCCACCTGCGCCACCTGCCGCGTCGAACTCACCTCGGTCGGGAAGCTCGGCGGCGACGGCGGACCGCTCGACGACGCGAAAGGATTCGGCGAGCTCAGGGCGATCAGCGACACCCTGATCGTCGTGACTCCCGCGAAGCCGCTCGGCGTCTGGGGTGTGCACCCCTCCGGGCGGATCATCTGGCGGAGCGGGCGGCAAGGGTCCGGGCCTGGGGAGTTCCAGCGGGCCGATCGGATCGGCGTGCTCCCTGGCGACTCGATCGTGATCTGGGATCAGGAACTCGCCCGGCTGACGCTGCTGACCAAAGGCGGCCGCCTCGTCCGCAGCGAACGTGTGATCGCCGGGGTACCGATTTTCGTCCCGACCTCCGGCACCGGAGGCTTCGCGCTGGGGAGGCTCGTCAAGCCGGCGCCAGGGAGCAAGACACCGCCGCTTCCGGTGCACCGCGTGCGGCTTGACTCTGTGCTCAGCAGCTTTGGCAGCGCGAACGCCACCAAGGATCCCGGGGATCCGTTCCGCTTCGATCGCATTGTGCTGCCGTACAAGGGCGGCGCGATCGTGATTCCGCGCGTCTATCAGCTCGCAGCTGAGATCTATGATCGTCGCGACCAGCTTACCACGCGATTCGAACGGGTCGCGAAGTGGTTCTCCCCCTATGAGAGTTATGTGGCCGGCATTCCCGACACGCCGCCAACGCCACTCGTGTACGATGCCTGGGTCGATGACCAGGACCTGCTCTGGCTGCTGATCCAGCGCGCCGCGCCAACATGGGCACAGGCGTTCAGCAAGGAAGCGACCGCCGGGGAAGGGGGGCGCAAGGTGCGCCGCCTAGACAACCCTGGGCTCTACCTCGAAGGCGTGATCGAGGTGATCGATCTTAAGAAGCGCCAGTTGCTCGTCTCGCAACAGGTGCCCCAACAGGTCTCCTACGCGCTGGGGCGCAACATGATCGCATCAAAGCAGTCGACCCCAGATGGCGATCGCTTCCTGGTGCTGCACCGGGCAGCGTTGCGGCGGTAGCAGGCGGGCAGGGCGGTCGACACTCGGTGTTGGCATTGGTCAGACCGCACTTGGTCGCATTAGTCGGTACCGCACCGCGCCGTGGATCCTGGGGATTCCTGGGCCCATCGTCCAGATCCCTTGCATGGGCGCGCATCTCGAATCACAATCCTCGGCATCCAACAGCGCCAACTACCGTTCGTTGTGACGAGCCACTCGAACACCACGGCGACGACCCGAGGAGGAGTGATGGCCACCCTGGAGTTGGTCGGAGTCCCTGAATCCCTGATCGAACGACTGACCGCCCTCGCTGTCGAGAACAATCGCAGCTTGAGCGAGGAGGCTGTCGCCGCCCTCGAGCAGTGGGTGGAGACGACTGCACTCATATCGCGGCTCCGGGAGCATCGCGCGAAGCTTCATGTTCCACCGTTGACCGACGCTCAGCTTCGTCGCATGAAGAACGACGGGCGCCGCTAACGCCCCATCCCGCCACCCCGTGCGCTCGTTCGCGCCGTTCCCCGCACACCCACGCCGCCACCTTGCGGCATGCCCACCCTCCTCGCCGATCATGACCGCCCCCGCGAACGCCTCTGGCGCCTCGGCCCCGCCGCCCTCAATGTCCGCGAACTCCTCGCCATCCTCCTCGGCACCGGCTCCGGTGAACAGGACGCGCTCGCCACCGCCGAACAGTTGTTGCACGCCGCCGATGGCGGGCTGCGCCGACTCGCAGCACGGCCCGGCGCCGAACTGATGAAGACCGCCGGCGTGGGCGAGGCGAAGGCCGCCCGCCTCCTCGCCGCGTTTGAACTCGCCGGTCGACTCGCACGCGAGGCACGCCCCGCTGCGCCACGCATCCGCGAACCGGCCGACGTTGCCCGCTTCGTTGGTGACCGACTTCGCGACCTCCCCGTCGAGGAGTTCCACCTGCTGGCGCTCGACACCCGGTCGCGCGTGCTCCGCGACGTGCTGGTCACCCGTGGACTGATTGACTCGTCGCTGGTGCATCCGCGCGAGGTCTTCCGCGCGGCGATCGCCGAGGCGGCGGCAGGGATCATCCTGGTGCACAACCATCCGAGTGGCGACCCGACGCCGTCCCCCGAGGATCGGGCGGTGACGCGGCAGCTGGTGGCGGCGGGGCAGCTGCTCGACCTGCCGGTGTATGACCATGTGATCATTGCGGGGGATCGGTTTACGAGCTTTGCGACGGCGGGATTGCTATAGGGGACGATGATCGATGATCGATGGTCGATGATCGATGATCGATCGAAGGGGCGCGCGGAGTCGGGGTCGTTGACGCGAGGACCGTCCAGTCGCTCGCCGGGCGACCATCTGTCCAACGGGGCGGCGACCCACCGGCGTGCGACGTCGGACCGCAGCGTCAGCGAGCCCCGACCCGTGCGCCCCCCGGGCCCTCCGGGCCGCTGACGCCCTGGGGCCGACCTCGCACGCCGGGGCGCGCCGGCCGGTGGCGAGACCGGATGGTCACCCGGCGAACGCTGGACTCCGGCCGGCTACGCCGTCGCTCCGCTCAGGATGACAATCCGTTGGGGTACCGAGGACAGCGAGTTCGGAGGCCCCGCCGCCCTGCGGGGGCGGGGAGAGGCGAATCGAGAGGTCCTTCGACTGCGCCCGCTACGCGGGCTCCGCTCAGGATGACAGCTACGGTTGTTGACGCCACGCCCGGGCCCCGCCATTGTCAGGCATGTCCCCGACTCCCGCGGCCGACCTCTCCGACCTCTCGCCGGGCTTCTTCGCCACCCTGGAGAAGCACGCCGACCGGCTCGACATTGCCCTGATCGACCGCGCCCTCCGGTATTCGGCCGCCGCCCACCGGGGACAGAAGCGGATGAGCGGCGAAGACTTCGTCGAGCACTCGATCGCCGTCGCGTCGATCCTCGCCAGCCTCCTGGTCGACACCACCTCGATCTGCGCCGCGCTGCTCCACGACGTCGTCGAAGACTCCGACATCAGCACCGATGACATCGCACGCGAGTTCGGCCCCGAAGTCGCCGGCCTGGTCGATGGCCTCACCAAGATCTCCTCGCTCTCGTTCAGGTCATCCGTCGAGGAGCAGTCCGAGAACTACCGCAAGCTGCTGCTCTCGGTGGCGAAGGACGCGCGCGTCATCATCATCAAGCTCGCCGACCGCCTCCACAACATGCGGACGCTCGAGCACCTGCAGCAGGCGCGTCGCGAACGGATCGCCACCGAGACGCGCGAGATCTACGCGCCGCTGGCCCACCGCTTCGGCATGGCGAACGTCAAGGCGGAACTCGAAGACCTGGCGTTCAAGTTCCTCGAGCCCGACGAATATCAGGCGCTCGCCGTGCAGGTCGCCGCCAAGCGCGCGCAGCGCGAGGAGATGATCGCCGGCCTCCGCACCCCGCTCGAACAGGAACTCCGCCGCGCCGGGATCCAATGGTCCGACGTCTCCGGCCGGCCGAAGCACCTCTGGTCCATTTACCAGAAGATGAAGAAGCGCGGCAAGCCGTTCGAGGAGATCTACGACCTCATGGCGATGCGCGTCACCGTCCAGACCGTCCCCGAGTGCTATCACGTCCTCGGCGTGA from Gemmatimonadota bacterium includes these protein-coding regions:
- the radC gene encoding DNA repair protein RadC encodes the protein MPTLLADHDRPRERLWRLGPAALNVRELLAILLGTGSGEQDALATAEQLLHAADGGLRRLAARPGAELMKTAGVGEAKAARLLAAFELAGRLAREARPAAPRIREPADVARFVGDRLRDLPVEEFHLLALDTRSRVLRDVLVTRGLIDSSLVHPREVFRAAIAEAAAGIILVHNHPSGDPTPSPEDRAVTRQLVAAGQLLDLPVYDHVIIAGDRFTSFATAGLL